A region from the Fusarium musae strain F31 chromosome 1, whole genome shotgun sequence genome encodes:
- a CDS encoding hypothetical protein (EggNog:ENOG41) — protein MISVRALDHLRLQFCGEAVPISDDNNTKAPSTSGDEEDIQKETVSRLIHRTSKDDNSLIAVNTENELFRLPAELQLMILQHLTFGEVESLRRTCRLLRYTINKPFIREVFPSIKFELLSTCFRCLRYDAMRDHLIHADESDARYPLANECLDCVSSRGGFVVGRQLSHGMLGVLLEYEMGIFGLWIPPLTGVVRTMGNRTEGVRAADIATIFFIACNMLFRFINALGNTLLVSEYKLWRRYMPNQSRSARILNKVTAFLIFWTYPPSIEQKFPGKWWFSRQNA, from the exons ATGATTTCTGTGAGAGCACTCGATCACTTGCGACTGCAGTTTTGCGGTGAGGCTGTGCCTATTAGTGATGATAATAACACGAAAGCACCTTCAACAAgcggtgatgaggaggatattCAGAAGGAGACAGTATCACGACTCATCCACAGAACATCAAAGGACGACAACAGCTTGATCGCAGTCAATACCGAGAATGAGCTCTTTCGACTCCCAGCAGAACTCCAACTCATGATCCTGCAGCATCTCACATTCGGCGAAGTTGAGAGTCTCCGACGAACATGTCGTCTCCTCCGCTACACAATCAACAAACCTTTCATCCGAGAAGTCTTCCCCAGCATAAAATTCGAACTCCTCTCAACATGCTTTCGCTGTCTTCGCTACGACGCGATGAGAGATCACCTCATCCATGCCGATGAGTCTGACGCGAGATACCCTCTGGCCAACGAATGTCTCGACTGTGTTTCTTCAAGAGGAGGTTTTGTCGTGGGCC GTCAACTTTCTCATGGCATGCTGGGTGTTTTGCTTGAGTATG AAATGGGAATCTTTGGGCTTTGGATTCCGCCCCTTACGGGTGTTGTCAGGACCATGGGGAATAGAACCGAGGGAGTTCGAGCAGCAGACATTGCAACAATCTTTTTCATTGCTTGCAACAT GTTATTCCGTTTCATCAACGCTCTTGGAAACACTCTCCTTGTCTCCGAATACAAGCTCTGGCGCCGCTACATGCCAAATCAATCAAGGTCAGCTCGAATTCTCAACAAAGTCACTGCgttcctcatcttctggacGTACCCACCAAGCATTGAGCAAAAGTTCCCGGGGAAATGGTGGTTTTCCAGACAGAATGCTTAG